The Flavobacterium piscisymbiosum genome includes a region encoding these proteins:
- a CDS encoding relaxase/mobilization nuclease domain-containing protein, with the protein MVAIINTGHSIRAIFNYNENKVSLGFAECIGEGNYPMDIVQMDKAIKLNLLLKQLELNENVTRNSVHISLNFDPSEKELSKEKLIEIAGTYMSKIGFGSQPYLVYQHYDAGHPHIHIVTIKVKSDGKRIDMQNIGRNQSETARKEIEQMFNLVRAESKKNKIETDLKPVNVSKIQYGTSDSKKAIAGILNNVIPNYRYTTIGELNAVLNLYNISVHQGKETSRMFKHKGLVYQIISDDKKPIGVPIKASSFHFKPTLVNLEKKFEINKKTRIAEMKRVKNTIDLAFLKNIKLSLNDLEKKLLNEGIVIISRKSPQGLIYGITYLDHTTKCVFNGSSLGVAYSAKAIQERCGIIQSRLTHKTLPNFKETALSENLKNSHSFISESELQKIIDNILQPEYAAEYVSNQLKDRHKKRKRKGQSNN; encoded by the coding sequence ATGGTTGCAATCATAAATACAGGACACTCTATAAGAGCGATTTTCAATTACAATGAGAACAAAGTTTCTCTTGGTTTTGCTGAGTGCATTGGAGAAGGAAATTATCCAATGGACATAGTGCAAATGGATAAAGCCATAAAGTTGAACCTTCTTTTAAAACAACTGGAACTCAATGAAAATGTAACGAGAAATAGTGTACATATTTCGCTGAATTTTGATCCTTCAGAAAAAGAATTATCAAAAGAGAAACTTATAGAAATTGCTGGCACATACATGAGCAAAATTGGTTTTGGTTCACAGCCTTATCTGGTCTACCAGCACTATGACGCCGGCCACCCGCACATCCACATCGTTACTATAAAAGTAAAATCAGATGGTAAAAGAATAGACATGCAGAATATTGGAAGAAATCAATCTGAAACTGCCAGAAAAGAAATTGAACAAATGTTCAATTTAGTTCGTGCCGAGAGTAAAAAAAATAAAATTGAAACAGATCTAAAACCAGTAAATGTTAGTAAAATTCAATATGGCACCTCAGATTCAAAAAAAGCAATTGCCGGAATATTAAACAATGTAATTCCAAATTATAGATATACCACGATAGGTGAATTAAATGCTGTTTTAAATCTATATAATATATCAGTCCACCAAGGAAAAGAGACTTCCAGAATGTTTAAGCATAAAGGATTGGTATATCAAATAATCAGTGATGATAAAAAACCTATTGGAGTCCCTATAAAAGCTAGTAGCTTTCATTTCAAACCAACACTAGTAAATCTTGAAAAAAAGTTTGAAATCAACAAAAAAACTCGAATTGCAGAAATGAAAAGAGTCAAAAACACAATTGATTTAGCATTTTTAAAAAACATCAAATTATCGCTCAACGACTTGGAAAAAAAATTACTTAATGAAGGTATTGTCATAATTTCTAGAAAAAGCCCCCAGGGTCTTATCTATGGAATTACTTACTTAGATCATACTACAAAATGTGTTTTCAATGGTAGTTCTTTAGGTGTTGCTTATTCCGCTAAAGCAATACAAGAACGTTGTGGTATAATTCAATCTCGTTTAACTCATAAAACTTTACCCAATTTTAAAGAAACGGCTTTGTCTGAGAATCTAAAAAACTCGCATTCCTTTATCTCTGAAAGCGAATTACAAAAAATAATCGACAACATTTTACAACCAGAATATGCTGCCGAATATGTTTCGAACCAATTAAAAGACAGGCACAAAAAAAGAAAAAGAAAAGGACAATCTAA